One genomic segment of Impatiens glandulifera chromosome 6, dImpGla2.1, whole genome shotgun sequence includes these proteins:
- the LOC124943481 gene encoding LOB domain-containing protein 30-like, producing MRTETNSSAIIVIKPCGACRYLRKKCLDNCIFAPYFDSDKGTANFASIHNIFGARNVTKLLTNIPIDKRPDAVKTLNYEAHARLQDPIHGCVSQISGLQNQVINLQREIVCLQAQLARQPPPQQPPQSSLSMSNYPFGGGSTYDMAPLFEFDPNIGSSHQPD from the exons atgagAACCGAGACCAATTCCAGCGCCATAATCGTTATCAAGCCATGCGGAGCCTGTAGATACTTGCGAAAGAAATGCCTCGACAATTGCATATTCGCACCTTACTTTGATTCCGATAAAGGAACCGCCAATTTCGCATCgattcataatatttttggaGCAAGAAACGTTACAAAACTTCTAACGAATATTCCGATCGACAAACGACCCGATGCAGTTAAGACTTTAAATTATGAAGCTCATGCTCGTCTCCAAGATCCTATACATGGTTGCGTATCTCAAATCTCTGGTCTCCAAAATCAG GTGATCAATCTTCAACGAGAGATTGTGTGCTTACAAGCCCAATTAGCCAGGCAACCGCCACCTCAACAGCCACCTCAGTCTTCTCTGTCCATGTCGAACTACCCTTTTGGTGGTGGTTCCACCTATGACATGGCACCTCTCTTTGAGTTTGATCCTAATATTGGATCATCTCATCAGCCGGATTAG